A region from the Bacillus sp. Marseille-P3661 genome encodes:
- a CDS encoding malate dehydrogenase, producing the protein MKVSILGGAGTLGSTSAFVLAQQNVVDEICLIDVNENLAKNHEFDMGMAALDFSRTKITSGGFDKLEGSEIVINMVGGGTKNVNSRMAHLENNLEILSQVSEHIMNYTSNPIIITVTNPMDIINTMTYDFTAISPERLIGFSLNDSFRFRLAISQTLQVDFSTVSAHVVGEHGEEQCPIFSRIEVDKNIVELNNEQRAQVLSFIRNHFSKVKSLNSGRTSGWLSSINIAKLVNAIIQDSNEVVACSVMRPDEVSVGRLVRLGRQGVSEILDMQLTEEEEQKWMNAKNKITRIVNELSQRDDQRAGDGQGGHGQAGQRDRYRGTN; encoded by the coding sequence ATGAAAGTTAGCATACTTGGAGGAGCTGGGACTTTAGGGTCGACATCAGCGTTTGTATTAGCCCAACAGAATGTAGTGGATGAAATTTGTTTGATTGATGTAAATGAAAACCTTGCTAAAAATCATGAGTTCGATATGGGGATGGCGGCTCTAGACTTCTCTAGAACCAAAATAACAAGTGGCGGATTTGATAAATTGGAAGGGTCTGAAATTGTGATTAATATGGTTGGAGGTGGAACGAAAAATGTGAACTCCCGTATGGCTCATTTAGAGAATAATTTGGAAATTCTTTCTCAGGTTAGTGAGCATATTATGAATTATACGTCCAATCCAATTATTATTACTGTTACAAATCCCATGGATATAATTAATACCATGACTTATGACTTTACAGCAATCTCCCCCGAACGTCTAATTGGTTTTTCACTTAATGATTCCTTTCGTTTTCGCTTGGCCATTTCTCAAACATTACAAGTAGATTTTTCAACGGTCTCAGCTCACGTCGTTGGTGAGCATGGAGAAGAACAATGTCCAATTTTCAGCCGTATTGAAGTAGACAAAAATATAGTCGAGTTAAACAATGAACAGAGAGCACAAGTTTTATCGTTTATTAGAAACCATTTTTCAAAAGTGAAGTCTTTAAATTCTGGACGTACTTCAGGTTGGCTTTCTAGTATTAATATAGCAAAATTAGTTAACGCCATCATTCAAGACAGTAACGAAGTAGTGGCTTGTTCGGTTATGAGACCAGATGAAGTTTCCGTTGGTCGGTTGGTTCGATTAGGTAGACAAGGCGTTTCGGAAATCTTAGATATGCAATTAACAGAAGAAGAGGAACAAAAGTGGATGAACGCTAAAAATAAGATTACAAGAATCGTAAATGAACTTAGCCAGAGAGACGACCAGAGGGCCGGCGATGGCCAGGGTGGCCATGGCCAGGCCGGCCAGAGGGACAGGTACCGTGGCACAAATTAA
- a CDS encoding UbiD family decarboxylase, protein MRRLDEMNKDLHDFINHLEKNRPGSLVKIKKKVVPEFEIPAVLDAMERKKNSAALVFEQVYNLKGEISKMPVLINLFGSRERLADAIETTVAKLPLDYISREKPIPPVVIDKKEAPVKEIIQTGDEVDLYEFPVITHHEMDLGPYFTSGSAWVTDPENGRVNCSIIRIAVTGPDRMVVNFNVARHMHHVFQKYKKLGKSMPMALVIGHHPAFYMGAQTKILADEPEIIGGVMGEPLEVTPSETWGTDVMVPAHAEIVIEAEISIEETDIEGPFGEYTQYYGGQRINPVTKVTAVTRKRNAYYLDIMPGHADHLLLDAPMIEAYLYSRIKEVVPSVTAVHMPVSGTARLHAYVQVKKTKESEPNTIITTALSSDYRVKHVIVVDEDIDIWDDEQVLFAVATRSQWDKDLVVISNMLGTRLDPSANDTSTAKGGIDATKPLEELTFPKKIEIPEYMTKQICLEDYFDPSTIK, encoded by the coding sequence ATGAGGAGATTGGATGAAATGAATAAAGATTTGCATGATTTTATTAATCACTTAGAAAAAAACAGACCGGGGAGTCTAGTAAAAATCAAGAAGAAAGTGGTCCCAGAGTTCGAAATACCAGCGGTATTAGATGCTATGGAGCGTAAGAAGAATAGTGCGGCGCTAGTATTCGAACAAGTATACAATTTAAAAGGTGAAATTTCCAAAATGCCGGTTTTAATTAATCTATTTGGGAGTCGAGAAAGGTTAGCTGATGCAATTGAAACGACAGTTGCAAAGCTTCCGCTTGACTATATTTCCAGAGAGAAACCAATACCTCCGGTTGTTATTGATAAAAAAGAGGCTCCGGTTAAGGAAATCATTCAAACAGGAGATGAGGTTGATCTTTATGAATTCCCTGTCATCACTCACCATGAGATGGATTTAGGTCCATACTTTACTTCAGGAAGCGCATGGGTAACAGACCCGGAAAATGGAAGGGTTAATTGTTCGATCATCCGTATTGCTGTGACAGGACCGGATCGTATGGTGGTCAACTTTAACGTTGCCCGTCACATGCATCATGTTTTTCAAAAGTACAAAAAGCTTGGCAAGTCTATGCCTATGGCCTTGGTCATTGGCCATCATCCGGCCTTTTATATGGGTGCTCAAACTAAGATATTAGCAGACGAACCCGAAATTATCGGTGGAGTCATGGGAGAGCCACTAGAAGTAACTCCATCGGAAACTTGGGGAACGGATGTGATGGTTCCAGCACATGCCGAAATAGTGATTGAGGCTGAAATCTCAATTGAAGAAACCGACATTGAGGGTCCTTTTGGTGAATATACCCAGTATTATGGAGGACAAAGAATAAACCCAGTCACAAAGGTGACAGCCGTTACTCGTAAAAGAAACGCTTATTATTTGGATATTATGCCAGGGCATGCTGATCATCTTTTACTTGATGCACCGATGATTGAGGCTTATTTGTATAGTAGAATCAAAGAGGTGGTACCTAGTGTTACGGCGGTTCACATGCCAGTTTCTGGAACAGCTAGGTTGCATGCCTATGTTCAAGTCAAGAAGACTAAGGAATCTGAGCCTAACACAATCATCACAACGGCTTTGAGTTCTGATTACAGGGTAAAACATGTGATAGTAGTTGATGAGGATATCGATATTTGGGATGATGAGCAGGTTTTATTCGCGGTTGCTACAAGGTCACAATGGGATAAAGACCTTGTAGTGATTTCCAATATGTTGGGAACTAGATTAGACCCATCTGCGAATGATACTTCTACAGCCAAGGGTGGAATAGACGCCACAAAGCCGCTCGAAGAATTGACCTTTCCTAAAAAAATCGAAATACCAGAGTACATGACTAAACAAATTTGTTTGGAGGACTACTTCGATCCTTCAACTATAAAGTGA
- a CDS encoding TRAP transporter permease: protein MTKDEFRSDPQEVSTESGSSGVGKSRYIVFVELLASLLVLYNIIAASRVITLLGIYVPSAVHRAINLTVIVILVFTFYSIKGNKRERGVAWYDLLLMLMGVVGAGYAILFQDAILEYSMYGFLDTKGIILFLLIGIPLFEMIRRVSGWVLPSLIGLIILATLFQGYLPGILYGNGFGLDRLGFAAYVGPSGIFGLPLGIATTILIVFIVFARLLQVCGAGQWFIDIALAMTGRLRGGPAKAAVLASALFGSISGSPSSNVATTGSITIPLMKSVGYRASFAGGVEAVASTGGQVLPPVMGAIAFVMAEWIGVPYAQIAMAALIPALLYYMVLFMSIQFESQRLNLKPVPVDQVPPLWKTFTKGWFYLPPLIVLVYLMFVKKFSPDMAAIFSILTLILCSFASKDKSHHLVPIKIWRSFVPSVKTWLLIGVITAGVGLMISALELSGLSVRLAQFIIDLSGGELLVTLILIGLCCFVLGMGMDSIPAYITLATVAAPALTTLGVEPMVAHLYVIYWGMASFITPPLCLAVFVACGISGGKIWETGWEAVRLGIAIFVIPFAFVYNEALLLQGSLLNIILSTVTAFVGVTLIAGALRRFLFRNLAFYQSILLFIAGLILIAPGWLTALIGLTIAAVALIPTSQTKNHAYEEIG, encoded by the coding sequence GTGACGAAAGATGAGTTTCGTTCAGATCCACAGGAAGTATCGACTGAATCTGGAAGTTCGGGCGTAGGTAAGTCGCGCTATATCGTATTTGTAGAATTGCTAGCTTCATTGCTAGTATTATACAACATTATTGCTGCAAGTAGGGTGATAACTTTACTAGGTATCTATGTTCCTAGTGCTGTACACAGAGCTATAAACCTAACTGTGATTGTGATTCTAGTTTTTACTTTTTATTCGATAAAAGGCAATAAAAGAGAAAGAGGCGTCGCTTGGTATGATCTGCTGCTCATGCTGATGGGAGTGGTTGGAGCTGGTTATGCCATTCTATTTCAAGACGCTATTCTGGAATACTCGATGTATGGTTTTCTGGATACAAAAGGGATCATACTATTCCTTTTGATTGGGATACCGTTATTTGAAATGATTCGCCGAGTGAGCGGTTGGGTATTGCCTTCTTTAATCGGCTTAATTATTTTAGCGACGTTATTTCAGGGGTATTTGCCGGGAATTCTCTATGGTAACGGGTTTGGACTCGACCGGCTAGGTTTCGCTGCTTATGTTGGACCTTCGGGCATCTTCGGATTGCCCTTAGGTATTGCCACCACAATCTTAATTGTTTTCATAGTATTTGCACGCCTATTACAGGTGTGTGGGGCTGGACAATGGTTTATTGATATTGCTTTGGCAATGACCGGCCGATTAAGGGGGGGACCTGCAAAAGCAGCAGTTTTAGCGAGCGCGTTATTTGGTTCGATTTCGGGCTCGCCTTCCTCTAATGTAGCGACAACCGGTAGTATCACAATCCCGTTAATGAAAAGTGTTGGATACCGGGCATCCTTTGCTGGCGGAGTAGAAGCAGTAGCATCCACAGGTGGTCAGGTTTTACCGCCGGTAATGGGGGCCATTGCTTTCGTAATGGCTGAATGGATCGGTGTTCCTTATGCTCAAATTGCCATGGCTGCCTTAATACCAGCTCTGCTTTATTACATGGTGCTATTTATGTCTATTCAATTTGAATCTCAGCGTTTAAACTTGAAACCTGTTCCAGTGGATCAAGTACCTCCCCTTTGGAAAACTTTTACTAAAGGTTGGTTCTATCTTCCGCCACTAATAGTCTTAGTTTATCTAATGTTTGTTAAAAAATTTTCACCAGATATGGCCGCCATATTCTCAATATTGACGCTAATTCTTTGTAGTTTCGCTTCTAAAGACAAATCACATCATTTAGTACCAATAAAAATATGGAGATCGTTTGTGCCAAGTGTAAAAACATGGTTGCTTATCGGGGTGATTACGGCCGGCGTAGGCTTAATGATCAGTGCCTTGGAGTTAAGCGGTTTGAGTGTCAGGTTAGCTCAATTTATTATTGATTTAAGCGGTGGTGAGCTTTTAGTTACGCTCATATTAATCGGACTTTGTTGCTTTGTTTTAGGGATGGGGATGGACTCGATTCCAGCTTATATTACGTTAGCAACGGTAGCAGCACCAGCTCTTACCACCCTAGGTGTAGAACCCATGGTCGCCCACTTATACGTTATTTATTGGGGAATGGCCTCCTTCATCACCCCACCACTTTGCCTAGCGGTTTTCGTTGCGTGTGGTATTAGTGGCGGCAAAATATGGGAAACAGGCTGGGAAGCAGTTCGCTTGGGGATAGCGATATTCGTGATACCATTTGCTTTCGTTTATAATGAAGCATTGTTGTTACAGGGCAGTCTGTTGAATATTATTTTGAGTACCGTTACGGCCTTTGTAGGAGTAACTCTTATTGCTGGTGCTCTTCGCAGGTTTTTATTTCGAAACCTCGCTTTCTATCAAAGTATATTATTGTTCATTGCTGGCTTAATCTTAATTGCGCCGGGATGGTTGACGGCCCTAATTGGGTTAACCATCGCAGCTGTTGCTTTAATACCAACTAGTCAAACAAAGAATCATGCCTATGAGGAGATTGGATGA
- a CDS encoding TAXI family TRAP transporter solute-binding subunit, with amino-acid sequence MFCKKKGVFIIINLKQKSVSKRLNVVIILVIALFLSMVAVGCSSKSSTEETQGNTSQEAQETQETQKESSPTSLSWGASSLGSVFYILSVGMGEIIHENAGINVAVEPVGGSGANMHALIADKIDIGMIGNAGSTDAFRGRGDFAKVGKQPTRILAQGQVSTRILVTRSDSGIKSVEDLKGKAVIAKRRALSDVELSFLAMLKAYGLTENDVKILETAETNEAIEAVELGTADAALIPAAIAASNLTEMAQNTDVTFLSIPDDKMSIVLEEMGPAWKKVTIPAGTYKGQDEEVHIPAVPTGLVVMEDFSEDVAYQITKALLENEERVAALHNEGKEWTLEAALTNPPIPYHPGAIKYFKEINAWTPELEKIQQDLVNSF; translated from the coding sequence GTGTTTTGTAAAAAAAAGGGGGTTTTTATTATTATTAATTTAAAACAAAAATCGGTTAGTAAAAGGTTGAATGTTGTCATTATTCTTGTAATAGCTCTGTTCCTATCTATGGTTGCTGTGGGATGCAGTAGTAAATCGAGTACCGAAGAAACACAAGGAAATACTTCTCAAGAGGCTCAAGAAACTCAAGAGACTCAAAAGGAATCGTCACCAACATCCCTTTCCTGGGGAGCCTCTTCACTTGGATCTGTTTTTTATATTCTCTCCGTAGGTATGGGTGAGATTATTCATGAGAACGCCGGGATTAATGTCGCAGTAGAACCGGTAGGCGGGTCGGGTGCAAATATGCATGCTTTGATTGCTGATAAAATAGATATCGGTATGATCGGTAATGCAGGTTCAACGGATGCTTTTCGCGGTCGAGGTGACTTTGCCAAAGTAGGCAAACAACCTACCCGAATATTGGCACAAGGGCAAGTGAGTACTCGTATTTTAGTAACGAGAAGTGATTCGGGCATTAAATCGGTAGAAGATTTAAAGGGCAAAGCAGTTATTGCCAAACGCAGAGCGTTATCTGATGTGGAACTGTCGTTTTTAGCGATGTTGAAAGCTTACGGTTTAACTGAGAATGATGTGAAAATATTAGAAACGGCTGAAACGAATGAAGCGATTGAAGCTGTAGAACTCGGTACGGCAGATGCAGCCCTTATTCCAGCGGCCATTGCTGCTAGTAATTTGACCGAAATGGCACAAAACACTGATGTGACGTTCCTTTCGATACCAGATGATAAAATGTCGATAGTATTAGAAGAAATGGGACCAGCTTGGAAGAAAGTAACGATACCTGCTGGTACGTATAAAGGTCAAGATGAAGAAGTTCATATACCTGCAGTACCTACAGGACTTGTAGTAATGGAGGACTTTTCAGAGGATGTAGCCTATCAAATTACCAAAGCCCTTTTGGAGAACGAGGAGCGAGTAGCCGCACTTCATAACGAAGGGAAGGAGTGGACTTTAGAAGCTGCGTTAACGAATCCTCCTATCCCGTACCATCCTGGAGCAATTAAGTATTTCAAAGAAATTAATGCTTGGACTCCAGAATTAGAGAAAATCCAACAAGACCTTGTGAATTCATTTTAG
- a CDS encoding thiamine pyrophosphate-requiring protein, whose protein sequence is MAENSEINDSERYTTADALLEVLQEMGVSYLFSNLGSDHSSIIEGLAKARSKNIPLPEVIICPHEQVALAAAHGYALISQKAQAVLVHCDVGTQSMGGAVHNISRARVPAFIFAGETPYTLEKELRGTRNRHVNFLQDVHDQRGIVRPYVKWEYDIRTGRNVKQLVSRALQLAHSEPCGPVYLTGAREVLEEEVEPVSIPTNKWSPTEPSTITAHAVEEIVSALAGAKNPLILTSYLGRKKETVYELIQFSESLGIPVIEQHASYTNFPGDHPLHLGFQEGKFLSQADVILVLDNDVPWLASLNQPSEDAQIYYVDMDPLKEDLPLWYMPSHKFFKADSYEVLKQFNECVQNKHVDQTLVRERYQYFKNIHDEQRAQWEQERMSDDGVITPAMLTTCIQELIDEDTIVIDESGTNIGNVNKYLPRTKPGTLFRKGGTSLGWNGGAALGVKLAAPEKTVVNLTADGSYLLSVPSTVHWMSRKYNAPFLTVIYNNQGWNATKENVLRLYPDGMAGQHDRFWVNFDQPADLAKIAEAAGGAYAQTVQDPRELKEVLTAALHEVKNNRSAVIDVRLPPISKQTD, encoded by the coding sequence ATGGCTGAAAACAGCGAGATAAATGATTCAGAACGATATACAACTGCTGATGCGCTGCTTGAAGTATTACAGGAGATGGGTGTTTCCTATCTCTTTTCCAATCTGGGAAGCGATCATTCGTCTATTATTGAAGGCTTGGCCAAAGCCAGATCTAAAAATATTCCTTTACCAGAGGTCATTATCTGTCCTCATGAACAGGTGGCACTTGCAGCTGCACATGGTTATGCGCTGATAAGCCAAAAGGCCCAGGCAGTTTTGGTTCATTGTGATGTGGGCACACAGAGTATGGGAGGGGCTGTGCATAATATATCGCGAGCGCGTGTTCCTGCCTTTATTTTTGCTGGAGAAACCCCTTATACATTGGAAAAAGAACTGCGAGGTACCCGTAATCGCCATGTAAACTTTCTACAGGATGTTCATGACCAGAGGGGGATTGTACGGCCTTATGTGAAATGGGAGTATGATATTCGGACGGGCAGAAATGTCAAACAATTGGTCAGCCGTGCTTTACAGTTAGCACATAGTGAGCCCTGTGGTCCCGTATATTTAACGGGTGCCAGAGAGGTACTGGAAGAAGAAGTCGAACCCGTTTCGATTCCAACCAACAAATGGTCTCCGACAGAGCCGTCAACGATCACTGCACATGCAGTAGAAGAAATTGTCTCAGCTCTAGCTGGAGCCAAGAACCCTTTAATTCTGACATCATATCTGGGCAGAAAAAAAGAAACGGTTTATGAATTAATTCAATTTAGTGAAAGCCTAGGTATTCCAGTGATTGAACAGCATGCATCCTATACGAACTTTCCTGGAGATCATCCGCTGCATCTCGGGTTCCAGGAGGGTAAGTTTTTATCGCAGGCAGACGTCATCCTTGTTTTAGACAACGATGTTCCATGGCTGGCTTCTTTGAATCAACCTAGTGAAGACGCCCAAATCTACTACGTGGATATGGATCCGTTGAAAGAGGATTTGCCACTTTGGTATATGCCATCACATAAATTCTTCAAGGCAGATTCTTATGAAGTGTTAAAACAGTTTAACGAGTGTGTGCAGAATAAACATGTCGATCAGACTCTGGTCAGAGAGCGATATCAATATTTTAAAAACATACACGATGAACAACGAGCTCAGTGGGAGCAAGAAAGGATGTCCGATGATGGGGTGATTACTCCAGCGATGCTAACGACATGCATCCAGGAACTCATCGATGAGGATACGATCGTTATCGATGAGTCCGGCACGAATATTGGTAATGTTAATAAATATTTGCCAAGAACAAAGCCGGGGACGCTTTTCCGAAAAGGTGGAACATCTCTGGGATGGAATGGAGGGGCAGCTCTGGGAGTCAAGCTAGCGGCCCCGGAAAAAACGGTGGTGAATCTGACCGCAGACGGATCGTACTTGCTCAGCGTCCCTTCTACTGTACATTGGATGTCCCGAAAGTACAACGCACCTTTTTTAACTGTGATTTATAATAATCAGGGTTGGAATGCGACAAAAGAGAACGTGCTGAGGTTGTATCCCGATGGAATGGCCGGCCAGCACGACCGTTTCTGGGTAAATTTTGATCAACCCGCTGACCTTGCTAAAATTGCTGAAGCGGCAGGTGGAGCTTATGCCCAGACGGTTCAAGATCCCCGTGAGTTAAAAGAAGTATTAACCGCTGCTTTACATGAAGTGAAAAACAATCGCAGTGCTGTTATTGATGTGAGGTTGCCACCCATTTCGAAACAAACAGATTAA
- a CDS encoding aldehyde dehydrogenase family protein: protein MIKTASGKMYINGAVVDSKQTVNVYNPAATKEVVGEIALGSSADVDRAVEAAECAWSHWRSTPPEERAKKLEQMAAHIEEHQDELIKLLVRENGKLFSQAKRDVLGGANVLRYYSTLAHELNDRVIDNEQGRMILARQPMGVVSIIVPWNSPVLLGSLMLAPALLAGNTVLIKPSNYCPLTVGKVLNDLAEMLPAGVLNVLLGSGSTVGEAMVKHPKVRKISFTGSTEVGASVLRNAADTIKNVTMELGGNDAALVLKDADVNQKLVDELIKGVFTNSGQICYNVKRIYVHRDNYDAFVKAFIQSADRIRVGFGLDERATMGPVNNKAQYESIMNLIKQLEETDAVVHQVGDFVEGTNPSDGYFILPRIVTNVTQEDPIVQQEQFGPIVPIIPYDTEEEGIALVNDTEFGLGNSVWTTDVERGFEVARNLQSGSVFVNIHRGGASAVNMPFGGFKQSGIGRGHGVEALLALTELQALIHRVDL, encoded by the coding sequence ATGATTAAAACAGCCAGTGGAAAGATGTACATTAATGGAGCTGTGGTGGATTCCAAGCAAACTGTGAATGTTTACAATCCTGCTGCCACAAAAGAAGTGGTGGGAGAAATTGCTCTAGGATCATCAGCAGATGTCGATCGTGCTGTAGAAGCGGCGGAATGCGCATGGAGTCACTGGCGGAGCACGCCTCCTGAAGAACGGGCGAAAAAGCTTGAACAAATGGCCGCTCATATAGAAGAACATCAGGATGAGCTGATTAAGCTGTTGGTTCGGGAAAACGGCAAGCTGTTTTCACAGGCTAAACGCGATGTTTTAGGAGGGGCTAATGTCCTACGTTACTACAGTACTCTCGCTCATGAATTAAATGACCGGGTCATTGATAATGAACAGGGTAGAATGATATTGGCTCGGCAACCTATGGGGGTAGTCTCAATCATTGTCCCCTGGAATTCCCCTGTGCTTCTTGGCAGTCTGATGCTTGCGCCAGCCTTATTAGCAGGAAACACGGTTCTGATAAAGCCATCTAATTATTGTCCTTTAACAGTGGGTAAAGTGTTGAATGATTTGGCGGAAATGTTACCTGCCGGTGTCCTCAATGTACTTCTGGGTTCAGGTTCTACCGTTGGTGAAGCTATGGTTAAACATCCAAAAGTTAGAAAAATCTCGTTTACAGGCAGTACCGAAGTGGGAGCCAGTGTGCTTCGTAATGCTGCGGATACCATCAAGAATGTAACGATGGAATTAGGCGGAAATGATGCAGCATTAGTTTTGAAAGATGCCGATGTGAACCAGAAGTTAGTCGATGAATTAATTAAAGGAGTATTTACGAACAGCGGACAAATTTGTTACAACGTTAAAAGAATTTATGTGCATCGCGATAACTATGATGCCTTTGTTAAAGCGTTTATTCAGTCAGCGGACCGGATTCGAGTCGGTTTTGGTCTGGATGAGCGTGCAACGATGGGGCCTGTTAACAATAAAGCGCAGTATGAATCGATCATGAACTTAATCAAGCAGCTGGAAGAAACGGATGCTGTAGTTCATCAAGTGGGAGATTTTGTAGAAGGAACTAATCCTTCAGATGGGTACTTTATCTTACCAAGGATTGTCACGAATGTAACGCAAGAGGATCCGATCGTTCAACAGGAACAATTTGGTCCGATTGTTCCGATTATTCCTTATGATACGGAGGAAGAAGGGATTGCATTGGTAAATGATACCGAATTCGGGTTAGGAAATTCGGTTTGGACAACTGATGTTGAACGTGGCTTTGAAGTAGCTCGAAACCTTCAGTCTGGAAGTGTTTTTGTAAATATTCATAGGGGCGGCGCTTCTGCTGTTAACATGCCTTTTGGAGGTTTTAAACAGAGCGGTATCGGAAGAGGTCATGGTGTAGAAGCATTACTTGCTCTTACGGAATTACAAGCCTTAATTCATCGTGTAGATTTGTAA
- a CDS encoding amidohydrolase family protein encodes MAIDIKKAYLDHAEKEAIKKGFFDFPIVDADCHYFETPFREIGKMLDEPWKSRLMSVPKGAQPNILPRDLGDRVLEGRTKSKELFQYYDMPKNEKLNREFYPLLEAMYKMAIDYTIVFPTDLLTLGLHPQSELEVQIAKGYARWMTEEVCPHSETLKVVLYLPLSDPEACLEIVNEFADKEGVVGFMVTSTRYNPIHHNCYMPLFKILEEKRMPLAFHTVSFWMERPFQQLNKFMSAHALGFPFYNMIQMTNLVVNGIPERFPNLKFVFIEAGLTWIPFVMSRLDHDYLQRSSEAPLLTKKPSEYIRDFYFTTQPLDHYDNPAHLAAIFDMIDGENKLLFATDYPHQDFNTPGQIYDLPFLSEEGKRKILGENALKLWNLEPKLLAKDGIKKFK; translated from the coding sequence ATGGCTATTGATATAAAAAAAGCTTATTTGGATCATGCGGAAAAGGAAGCTATTAAAAAAGGATTTTTTGATTTCCCTATAGTGGATGCGGATTGCCATTACTTCGAAACCCCATTCAGAGAGATTGGTAAAATGCTAGATGAGCCATGGAAGTCAAGATTAATGAGTGTACCTAAAGGAGCTCAACCTAATATTCTTCCTAGAGATTTAGGTGATCGTGTTCTTGAAGGCCGAACTAAAAGTAAGGAACTGTTTCAATATTATGACATGCCAAAGAACGAAAAGTTAAATCGTGAGTTTTATCCATTACTTGAAGCCATGTATAAAATGGCGATTGATTACACGATTGTTTTTCCTACCGATTTATTAACGTTGGGTTTACATCCCCAATCCGAGCTAGAAGTACAGATTGCAAAAGGATATGCCCGTTGGATGACTGAAGAGGTTTGCCCTCACTCAGAAACATTAAAGGTTGTACTATACCTTCCATTATCTGATCCAGAAGCTTGTCTGGAAATTGTCAATGAATTCGCGGATAAAGAAGGTGTCGTAGGATTTATGGTAACAAGTACTCGTTACAATCCTATACATCATAATTGTTACATGCCTTTATTCAAGATTTTAGAAGAAAAGAGGATGCCTCTTGCATTCCACACGGTATCGTTTTGGATGGAGAGACCGTTCCAGCAGTTAAATAAGTTTATGTCTGCTCATGCGTTGGGCTTCCCATTCTACAACATGATTCAGATGACGAACTTAGTTGTGAATGGAATTCCAGAAAGGTTCCCGAATTTAAAGTTTGTGTTTATTGAGGCAGGATTAACGTGGATTCCATTTGTTATGAGCCGTTTAGATCATGATTATTTACAACGTTCTTCAGAGGCTCCTCTGTTAACGAAGAAACCAAGTGAATACATTAGAGACTTCTATTTTACCACGCAGCCATTAGACCACTACGACAATCCAGCACATTTAGCAGCGATATTCGATATGATTGACGGTGAAAACAAATTGTTATTTGCGACCGATTATCCGCATCAGGATTTTAATACACCCGGACAAATTTATGATTTACCTTTCCTTAGTGAAGAAGGAAAACGAAAAATTTTAGGGGAAAACGCATTAAAGTTATGGAATCTTGAACCTAAATTATTGGCTAAAGATGGGATCAAAAAATTTAAATAG
- a CDS encoding Rieske (2Fe-2S) protein — translation MEYFACRLSDLEENKSHVFIVNGKEVAVVLLDDKVYAYRNHCPHAGGPVGLGELFPRVKVELGENQEVIREYVDENEMCLVCPWHGFEFEAKTGQCIPEKAMKLRKYETEIKDDSVYIYL, via the coding sequence GTGGAATATTTTGCTTGTCGGTTATCAGATCTTGAAGAGAACAAATCTCATGTTTTTATTGTAAATGGTAAAGAGGTGGCTGTCGTTTTACTAGACGACAAAGTATACGCTTATAGAAATCATTGTCCCCATGCTGGTGGACCTGTAGGGTTAGGTGAGCTTTTTCCAAGAGTTAAGGTGGAACTTGGGGAAAATCAGGAAGTAATCAGAGAATATGTAGATGAAAATGAAATGTGTTTAGTTTGTCCATGGCACGGTTTTGAATTCGAAGCGAAAACCGGACAATGTATTCCGGAAAAAGCAATGAAATTAAGAAAATATGAAACTGAAATAAAAGATGATAGTGTTTATATCTATTTGTAA